A stretch of DNA from Aspergillus flavus chromosome 3, complete sequence:
CCGCCGTGGAACGGGATTGTCGAGTGTCCACGAGCAGTAGAGGTAGCTCGGGGAAATTGGGGAGTGAGCTAACGGCCGGTGGTTTGGAATAATCGCCTCTTCTGAAAATCACGGCCTTGCCGCCTGCGGCGACCGTGTTATCCACTCCGCTGGGATTTCCGTGAATGCACATCTCACCAACGAATGCCCATCGGTTGATGCGCTCGATCTGCACCTCCGCCTCGTCGGGCGGTTGGTCGGGGTGCGGTCCAGCTAGAGTACGAATCTGAAGAAGGAGTGCAGCACTGATACAAACGCATATACTAGCACTACTGCCCAACCCCGCGCCAGTTGGGATCGTCGACCGAAGGGTATAGATCGCTCCAGGGTGTTGCGGGGAACCCAACGCACAGAAGAGATAGAGGAACGCAGTCGCAGCGCCACGCTGATGTTTTCGCTTGTCTTCGGGTAGGTCTGGGGAGATGCGCTCCACGAGAGGCAAGATCGCGTCCAGAAGTTCGGGGTCAATCGAGGTGACCAGGTCGTAATAGTACTTCTTCTTGGTCGGTTGGTGAAACAAGTCCCACGGCAGCTCGTCGATGCTCCAGGTGTGATTCAATCCAATATCTCTGAAGTTTAAGGTGATGGTGCGTTGCGATTTGGTCAAGGTTGTAACAAGGAGGTAGGATCGTAGGGAGATGGCTGCCGCCATGGCGGCTTTACCATGCACGACGGCATGCTCACCAAAGACAATGACCTTGCCCGGGGCGGACACCATGAAGGCGGGtgccattggagaagaagccttTCGAGCCATAGCTGGTCTGTGAACACCGTTGGTGATAGACTTCGTGCTCGGCGGACTACTGCTGAAGGAGGGAGCGGCTGAGGTGTCGTCGGAGGTGTCTACGCTATCGTCGCTAGCGACCGAGGATTTTGAGCGGGTGGGAAGGGATTGTTCCGAGATTAAGTGTGACATAGTAGGGCGCTGACGATTCTTTGGAGCTTTAACACTGCCGTTCTTTCGGCGTCCACGGCCGTTGTGCATTACGACCTCCGAGCGCGTCAGGGGGGTAAAGGGAATCAGCTAAACAGAACGGGGATGACGAGAACTAATTAAGGAATATTCAGCCGAGGACAGGGGATTTATTCATGCAAGAAATCCAAGCGCATGACGATGCGAGGCAGCAAACATGCAGcaagatggagaaaagaaaacaaaagcaacagAACAGGTGACCAAAGTGAAAGTCACGAACGGCGTACACTGCCTGAGGCCCGTAGTACGAGGCCTTTTTCTGCGGGTCGACTCAATGGGGCTCATTTCATTCCCCCCGTCcacttttttcccctttggACTTTTTgccccttcttcttcttctcccctttAACAGGCCCTCTTCCACTTCATTCACCAATCATATCTTGGGCAATTGTCAGTCATTACCAAACCGAGCTCCATCCAATTTCTTCCTAGCTTTGCGAGAAACAGACCTAACCTGCCTCGAGTTCTGGTTCTGTACCACAATTGACCGGGGGGGTATCCGTATTACAGCATACACACACCTATCCCTGCTCAATTGGCCAGGATCACGTCGGTTGAGATTCTAGACAATGCAATTGAATATATTAAGTACTATGGCATTCATGGAATAGGATCCCCGCGTACTTGTGCATCGAAAGTGTCTAGAATCCGAGATCGATCTCAAGCTTCCGGACCAACGTTGCCGTGGCTATTTTTAGTGGGTCTCCAGCATGGAGGGCCTAAGGAAAATATGTTGCCTCTTCTAGCATACGGTATATGCAGCTACACAGCAGTCAAAATAGTAAGTATCTCTCCAAAAATTCTCACTAAGAACCATTGTGATTCGCTTATCCCGATTTTCAAGTCCCTATTGACGCCCATACTATCATTGTCAAACGGACAAAAAGGCCTTGCCTTCAACTTTGTAAGACCCACTCATGGTTTACAAGCGATAAGGCGCACGAGCCAAGACTGATGTAGGACTAGTATCCCAGAGGAGATGCACGTTAACATTCATTCTTCTGCACATGGTGCTGTACAGGGCTGAACAAAGCATTGCCATTGGTCGTCATCATAAATTCCACTAATTCTGTAACACTTTGAATCAGGCAAGAACTGTGTCTTGATTAGCCTGGAGGTCCGTAGTAGTTTGAACCGACTCAATATCTGCAGACCAATAAAGAATGCGGAGCATGACTAGACAATCTTTTGGGCTGACCATGGGAGCAACAAGGTGGTGAGACTTACCGGCGAAGAGGATCGAATGAAAATTTATACTTGGCGAGAGCAGAACGCTGAGCGCCTACAGTTACAAGGTAGCAACTACACAGACCAGCTTATCTTTACAATCTCTATAACGTTAGCCCTTTGGTGTTCAAAAGCCATAACAATTTATATTCCATGCTTGTCAATATATACTCGTGTACCATATATCTATACAGGCCAAAGTACTGAAAACTATTGCGATCATAGCATCGTTACAAGTTCATCGTCACCGTCATACTGTTGCTATGTACTAGCAAACACGGTGGCAACCCCTGCCATAAGACTTCCAGGTCACTCAGATAAGATTCACTCGCCGCCTCACCTTGTGCGGTGCCTTCCATGGGAGACGGCAGCGTTGTAAAGATAACGGCAGTTTCACTGCTATGTTCTGCCATCAACTCATTCAAAATCAGGTGTTGCGCTCGGCTAGGAAGATCATTGAAGGACAAAGGCACAGACGCCCGCCGGGGGTATCCCGACGCAGTGCCAGACCCTACCGACGACGAT
This window harbors:
- a CDS encoding ribosomal protein S5 domain 2-type protein, whose protein sequence is MHNGRGRRKNGSVKAPKNRQRPTMSHLISEQSLPTRSKSSVASDDSVDTSDDTSAAPSFSSSPPSTKSITNGVHRPAMARKASSPMAPAFMVSAPGKVIVFGEHAVVHGKAAMAAAISLRSYLLVTTLTKSQRTITLNFRDIGLNHTWSIDELPWDLFHQPTKKKYYYDLVTSIDPELLDAILPLVERISPDLPEDKRKHQRGAATAFLYLFCALGSPQHPGAIYTLRSTIPTGAGLGSSASICVCISAALLLQIRTLAGPHPDQPPDEAEVQIERINRWAFVGEMCIHGNPSGVDNTVAAGGKAVIFRRGDYSKPPAVSSLPNFPELPLLLVDTRQSRSTAVEVAKVGQLKEEQPLVTEAILDTIEKVNASAQEIIRETDSSGISKDTLERIGALIRINHGLLVSLGVSHPRLERIRELVDFANIGWTKLTGAGGGGCAITLLRPDADPSAIRQLEEKLDEEGFAKYETTLGGDGVGVLWPAVVRNGTDEEGGEEIDQQKFENADGPEGIERLVGVGTQEKREGWKFWKRAMH